A region from the Lolium perenne isolate Kyuss_39 chromosome 4, Kyuss_2.0, whole genome shotgun sequence genome encodes:
- the LOC127294594 gene encoding uncharacterized protein gives MDGRPSSRGSSMSSSTIGSDFLDLPSHHLPTAASRPLSTETRSGGLQLSGFPDSYTNVLKAPFRNVGRRAPTSRGKGFSLSMDDFPELGSKNSASNSQQGQNSGRWPTVGSGMAATQDEQGKNPITGTGEVISSWSYEHESISGMNYMFKGGDPIPAAKLTGGAEQAQLHGPKGPNICMPPPWVDYWHPPPDQPPDEDGILHRGEAQYGPYKNADPIGFPAESLAHVGQSTLNKKAAARQHTGHGGHFSDNWDPSHPHMPADCCATNQPCHVLLKVKNGCADVLEIEKQPIIKKDLALLEKIKCLNIKARNLRALNLANTHSSLPKESKVEHPKSINVEAGHAAEYVPFSAVTSEVGPAFDKLNSVSESSSSVPTKPSNVPAKGVVVVGLSEEQVTEYSEPGKAGKSANCHPYGRGDISGYGLDCSAQDIPSNGHGWEEYSMVDSSHGVVTADAQQDQLFSGNASQQAHVTAADKVSNWLDCEFQHSRMRDLSSQAAKQLHDAENWISQQKANAITKLEELRIYQSIQSHKSNDAPPDADNMYCKQKTQGDGTTSSTAGTHYIVSADGLSVPQPVNGVKVTEVSIGSGPASNTSGVIKGPWIYNVMSSAKKTEVNMIEYIANESTPLSHDNSTPEHLRMENRRRHFDSRERNMTDSKTLADTKGAEAKSHEDLLTRNKNIRRDSEAIRPAATLVFGNQKNSTKVSSVHKTAINGSTIPTKVTSVTGLIVGSIMIEDVATSLSRLKQVKKSEKNQHGLQLAEDSVSNDSAMYKTIKQTGKKELHAEGCSNGMAVAAATEPSESHSMVLENVATTKKSEVGWYAHEPLHEELQQQNGVPILPGENQTSYGNRANSNLETTYHDKEAPASCTEVKVTTELNDWLDRKTTLDYQGRPGGPWKQNSDGLASRVQNVAEPADYFNVANVVQQSSDQWLQGAEQFESKTDDGTVEHSKQTHMVPWPDNTWVKHRATGNPRRYHVEGQRNAVSRSGYEERASRRHLFHESPAPSRLRWMPKYTFHPPSDAQDNGVPEWFHDSHQIAEGDSRVDLQGGEGNVSMSFVDENLMIWNEKEWEYQQPFPAPHRLGQQQGGRGHGWYQGSGRDTDVDSQRGRGRHSEYHFVEPVRYRHAAPDIQWNLGGADNYRPLVSPSAGVHMQRRYYI, from the exons ATGGATGGCCGTCCTTCTTCCCGAGGAAGCTCGATGTCATCATCGACAATTGGAAGTGACTTCCTTGACTTACCATCACACCATTTGCCAACTGCTGCAAGTCGTCCTCTAAGCACAGAGACGAGATCAGGGGGCTTGCAACTTTCTGGTTTTCCAGATTCTTACACCAATGTTCTGAAAGCACCATTCAGAAACGTTGGCAGACGG GCACCTACATCACGGGGGAAAGGTTTCAGCCTAAGTATGGATGACTTCCCAGAACTTGGCTCCAAAAATTCCGCGTCAAACAGTCAACAAG GACAAAATTCAGGAAGGTGGCCAACTGTTGGTTCTGGTATGGCGGCGACACAAGATGAGCAAGGAAAGAACCCGATAACTG GAACTGGTGAGGTAATTTCGTCTTGGAGTTATGAGCATGAAAGTATCTCAGGAATGAACTACATGTTCAAAGGTGGTGATCCTATTCCTGCTGCAAAGTTGACAGGGGGTGCTGAGCAGGCTCAACTGCATGGTCCAAAAGGTCCTAATATATGTATGCCTCCTCCGTGGGTGGATTACTGGCACCCTCCTCCTGATCAACCTCCAGATGAAGATGGCATATTGCACAGAGGAGAGGCACAGTATGGTCCATACAAGAATGCAGACCCCATTGGCTTCCCTGCTGAATCGCTTGCTCATGTTGGTCAGTCCACACTCAACAAGAAGGCGGCAGCAAGGCAACATACTGGACATGGTGGGCACTTTTCAGACAACTGGGATCCATCTCATCCTCACATGCCCGCTGATTGTTGTGCCACAAATCAACCTTGCCACGTTCTTCTAAAGGTCAAGAATGGTTGTGCAGATGTACTTGAGATTGAGAAGCAACCTATCATCAAGAAGGATCTGGCCCTCTTAGAGAAAATAAAGTGTCTAAACATCAAAGCTAGAAATCTTCGTGCTCTTAACTTGGCCAATACACATTCATCTCTACCCAAGGAATCCAAGGTTGAACACCCAAAAAGCATTAATGTCGAGGCAGGTCACGCGGCAGAATATGTTCCCTTCAGTGCTGTCACCAGTGAGGTTGGTCCTGCATTTGACAAGCTTAATTCTGTTTCTGAAAGCAGCAGTTCTGTGCCAACTAAACCATCAAATGTGCCTGCTAAGGGTGTAGTTGTTGTTGGTTTGTCAGAAGAACAAGTTACTGAATATAGTGAACCAGGAAAAGCTGGTAAATCTGCTAATTGCCATCCATATGGAAGAGGTGATATCTCAGGATATGGGCTTGACTGTTCTGCTCAGGACATACCTTCTAATGGACATGGATGGGAAGAGTACTCGATGGTTGACTCTTCACACGGAGTTGTTACGGCAGATGCTCAACAGGACCAACTTTTTTCTGGGAACGCCTCGCAGCAGGCACATGTGACAGCTGCTGATAAGGTGTCAAATTGGCTCGATTGTGAATTCCAG CATTCCAGAATGAGAGATTTGTCTTCTCAGGCTGCCAAACAACTACATGATGCAGAGAACTGGATTAGTCAACAAAAAGCAAATGCTATTACAAAACTGGAAGAATTGAGGATATATCAGTCAATACAGAGTCACAAGTCCAATGATGCACCCCCAGATGCAGATAATATGTACTGCAAACAGAAAACACAAGGTGATGGGACTACTAGTTCAACAGCAGGTACACATTATATTGTCTCTGCTGATGGTCTTAGTGTGCCTCAACCAGTAAATGGAGTCAAGGTAACGGAAGTTTCTATTGGTTCCGGCCCAGCGTCAAATACTTCAGGTGTTATTAAAGGTCCGTGGATTTATAATGTCATGTCTTCAGCCAAGAAAACAGAGGTTAACATGATAGAATACATTGCCAACGAAAGTACCCCACTTTCACATGATAACAGTACTCCAGAGCACCTACGGATGGAGAATAGGCGAAGGCATTTTGATTCACGTGAGAGAAATATGACCGATAGCAAGACTCTTGCAGACACAAAGGGTGCTGAAGCTAAATCTCACGAGGACCTCTTGACCAGGAACAAGAACATCAGGAGGGATTCTGAAGCGATTAGGCCTGCAGCTACACTTGTGTTTGGTAATCAGAAGAATTCTACAAAAGTCTCGAGTGTTCATAAAACTGCGATCAATGGTTCTACAATTCCTACCAAGGTTACCTCCGTTACAGGTCTTATTGTGGGTAGTATAATGATTGAGGATGTCGCCACTAGCCTCTCAAGGCTGAAGCAGGTCAAGAAATCAGAAAAGAATCAGCATGGTCTACAGCTTGCTGAGGATTCAGTTTCGAATGATAGTGCCATGTACAAGACGATTAAACAGACAGGCAAGAAAGAATTGCACGCAGAAGGATGTTCAAATGGTATGGCTGTTGCTGCTGCCACAGAACCATCTGAAAGTCACAGTATGGTTTTGGAGAATGTGGCGACAACGAAAAAGAGTGAAGTAGGATGGTATGCCCATGAGCCTTTACATGAAGAGCTGCAACAGCAGAATGGGGTGCCAATATTACCAGGAGAGAACCAAACATCTTATGGTAATAGAGCAAACTCCAATTTGGAGACTACGTATCATGATAAAGAAGCACCTGCTAGTTGTACTGAAGTCAAAGTTACAACTGAGCTCAACGACTGGCTGGATAGGAAAACTACCTTGGATTATCAAGGGAGGCCTGGTGGTCCTTGGAAACAAAATAGTGATGGACTGGCTTCAAGGGTGCAAAATGTTGCTGAACCGGCTGACTACTTCAATGTGGCAAACGTTGTACAGCAGTCTTCTGATCAGTGGCTGCAAGGAGCGGAGCAATTTGAGTCCAAGACCGATGATGGTACTGTGGAGCATTCAAAACAAACTCACATGGTCCCCTGGCCTGACAATACTTGGGTAAAGCATCGTGCAACTGGCAATCCAAGGCGCTACCATGTTGAGGGCCAAAGAAATGCGGTGAGTCGCTCTGGCTACGAGGAGAGGGCAAGCAGGAGACACTTGTTCCATGAATCACCAGCTCCGTCTAGGCTTCGCTGGATGCCTAAATACACCTTCCATCCTCCGAGCGATGCACAAGACAATGGCGTTCCCGAATGGTTTCATGATTCTCACCAAATAGCTGAAGGAGATAGTAGAGTGGATCTGCAGGGTGGAGAAGGCAATGTAAGCATGAGTTTCGTAGATGAAAACTTGATGATATGGAATGAAAAAGAGTGGGAATATCAGCAGCCCTTCCCAGCACCACATCGCCTTGGCCAGCAACAGGGCGGTAGGGGCCATGGCTGGTACCAGGGGAGCGGCCGCGACACAGATGTTGACAGTCAAAGGGGAAGAGGCAGACActctgagtaccactttgtggaGCCGGTAAGATATCGTCATGCTGCACCTGACATCCAGTGGAACCTCGGTGGTGCTGACAATTATCGGCCGTTGGTCTCACCAAGTGCAGGAGTGCACATGCAGCGCAGATACTACATTTAA
- the LOC139839206 gene encoding uncharacterized protein — MDSDDEMVALLLEDEQAFDDDLREHLLIIASLQDMLDAEAEKRKRPRRGGSRPGRRKSKPRQRMEGHAMLHNDYFADGATHADNFRRRYRMSKGLFMNILHGVREFDPYFKLKVDAVGVLGFSSIQKCTAAMRMLAYGAPADTQDDYLRMSESTAIECMYKFCRAVVGKFGKYYLRGPTEEETARIMIALLATTARESE, encoded by the exons atggacagcgacgatgagatggttgccctgctgctggaggacgagcaagcgttcgacgacgacctgcgggagcatttgctgatcatcgcgtccctccaggacatgcttgacgctgaggcggagaagaggaagaggccgcgccgcggaggatcaaggccgggaagaaggaagtcgaagccccggcagaggatggaggggcatgccatgctgcacaacgactacttcgccgacggggcaacacatgccgacaattttcggcgccggtacaggatgagcaagggcctgttcatgaatatcctccacggcgttcgagagttcgacccctacttcaagctcaaggtcgacgctgtaggcgttctcgggttctcatccattcagaagtgcaccgccgccatgaggatgcttgcatacggagcacctgccgatacacaggacgactaccttcgcatgagtgagtctactgccattgagtgcatgtacaagttttgccgagctgtggtgggaaagtttggcaaatactacttgagagggccaactgaggaagagactgcaaggatcatg ATTGCTTTGCTAGCCACGACTGCACGAGAGAGCGAGTAG